The DNA window TCTTGCCGCACAACTGCATTACgtggcaaggtggcaaggtGGCGGCGCCACAAACCGAAAGTTTATATATCTCCGGCGAGATAAAACGCAAAAGTTCGTACTTTAACGCGAATACCACTCCGAATGTAATGCCCCACTTGATTGAAGTACACCACATTCTACATTGTTGTTGAAAACCCTATTAGGAAACATATTATTCAGCATCATGTCATCTGTATAGCTCATGGGAAGAGCTCTATGTGTTGCCAGTGCCATCACTGAATCACTCATCTCTTGCCCGCAGGACTACCACGATGACATCCGCCAGGAGCAGATGTGGGAGATGCAGGCGCTGACGTCCACGCCCGCACTGGGCGCCCACTCGCTGGAGGACTCGCATAGTCCCACCATCAACAGCGGCAGCCAGGTGGGCGGTGCCACCAACTGCTCCTCGAACGGggccagtgggcgtggcctggGCGGCGGACTGGCCGACATGGACACGTCCAACGATGACAAATCGGACGACGCCAGCGGCATGGAGTGCCTGTCGGCAGTCGACAAGCTTGACTGCTCGTCCAGCTGCGCCAGTCTGGGCATCAGTGGCATCACgaccatcagcaccaccagctccgagcatccgcatccgcaccagcaccaccagcagcaccaacagcaccaCGCCCACCTGCACCCAGCACACGCCCACGgaaaccagcagcaacagcaacagcaacagcagcagcagcagcaggtccAGCACCACCACAGCCACCAGGCGCACTTCCATCAGCTCCTGCAGCAGGCCCACGGTGGAGCCAGTGCCGCAGCGGCTGCCTGCGGGGAGCATCTCTCCGGACAGGCGACTccggcgacggcggcggcacGTAAGTGTACTCCGGCTGAGCTCGActtttaattggaatttaCGGCTGCCATTGATGCAGTGCATGAGTGGGCCAATGAACGTAATCCAGCTCCAGTCGGTAGTCGCAAGTCGAAAGTCAAGTTAATTTTCAAGCTTAGGCACACTTTCACAGGATACACAGGATTTTGTAAAGGAGTTTACATTAGAACATATAGACTATGTATAGAGtttagaaatttaaacaacatTTCAGTAGCTCCTAGTAGCTTCTTTATGtggttttaagtttttatgtttatgtttaaattgGGACAgatcttaaaaaaaattggttaAAGACTAGTTTTTCCAGACTAATTAATCTGAAAGTGCATTGAAGGCTTCGGCTACCAAAGTCCAACCTTTGTCGCTACACCATTTGCAAAGCAATCCTCCAGCTGCCACTCATTCGGTTCTCCTTCTTTGTGCGCCTTTGAATCTCCTGCAGTGCACACCACGGCCATGGCAGTGGCACTCCAGCATCAGCTGACAGCCGCAGGAATCGGAGGACTCCTAAAGCCGGCCACCGGAGTGGGGGCCACAATGGCCGGGCTGCCCACCACCCAGGCGGGTGCCGCCGCCCTTCAGTTGCCCGGCGACGGGGAGTCATCCGGATCGACGCTCACGCTGCTGGAGCCACCGGGCACCGCACTCCTGCATCCCGCTCTGCGCAACGTCAAGACCATCAACATAGGTGAGCCTCAGCCTGCTGTCCGCAGTCAGTCTTAGTTGCTACACTgatgaaaagaaaagaaagaaaaatgtatttaatgaTAGTAAGCATATATTGGAGTACATCTTGGCATcattttctctctgtgcaccAGGTGGCGGCCTGGGAAGGAAGCGTCCTCTGCTGGGTGTTCCCCGCTCCGGAATGAATCCCACCAAGCGCACGGTGATGAGCCTGCTGGCCAGGGCCAAGAACTCGCAGGCGCTGCACTCGGTCCGCCAGCCGATGGTGACGGCCACCAGTTTCGCTGAGTGAGTTGCCCGCACGGAAACGAGCCACCCCACGTACTCCGATTTAAATGGATTAATCCGGGGGATGAGGGAACTTAATGACtatgttttccattttgtagACCCTTGCAGATGCTGGCCTCGCCGTTCATCATACCGCACCGGGCGGTGGAGCAGCCAATCCTGGCGCTGTCCAAGGAGAGCCTCGCCCAGGGCGTCTAACCCAGTGAGCTGCTCCACCTGCGGCTGCCCAGATAGACCAATCTGACCGAATACCACCTGCCCCCCCTTCGCCTCACCCATTGGGAGGATCAGCGAGAGTCTCGAGGAGCGAATATTTAGCGAATATTTCTAGGCGATGTTTGCGTAGTTGATGCGTACTCGCACTTCTACACCCTCCCCCCAACTCCCCCCAGTAGTAAggctatatagtatatatcgTTACCGATACCGATCTTTAGGGACTAACTGTGAACTTAACCCGAGCGAATCTCGAGCTCGTGCTAcacgattttattttttacagaGAATAAACGGAGCGTCTATTTGCAATGCGATGTTTTATTTCCACAGATGCAAGCCTAGGCAAACGAAAATCGAAATGTTCGATGGCAATGTTCTACTGGAACAGAGTTAAAAACCCTTAACAAAATTGAAACCTAAACTTAGtgtcaaattaaaaaaaaaagagagaaaactTCAATAGAATAAATGTAAACGCaattactttaaaaaaattactttaaataaatatacacacaatacgaatgcgaatgcgaatgcgaatgcagATACCGAACACGAGTACCAcaaaagatatatatacaatacataCGAACACGTATACAagcaaatatacaaatatataaatatgtgtgtACTTAAATCTACATAAACTTAAGATTAAACCAAACGAAACTACTAAATTAATGAGAtaatacaataattttaaCGTATTTTAACAGCCAAAGACAGTAGAAGGATGTAGAA is part of the Drosophila yakuba strain Tai18E2 chromosome 2R, Prin_Dyak_Tai18E2_2.1, whole genome shotgun sequence genome and encodes:
- the LOC6531272 gene encoding uncharacterized protein LOC6531272 isoform X1 gives rise to the protein METKAGLSALEERSLKGSEKLKMLDITRDKPVKVAVKVAVPVRDHPKFNFVGKLLGPKGNSMKRLQEDTMCKMAVLGRGSMRDRRKEEELRGSGDSRYAHLFEDLHVEISTFAAPAEAHARIAYALAEVRRFLVPDYHDDIRQEQMWEMQALTSTPALGAHSLEDSHSPTINSGSQVGGATNCSSNGASGRGLGGGLADMDTSNDDKSDDASGMECLSAVDKLDCSSSCASLGISGITTISTTSSEHPHPHQHHQQHQQHHAHLHPAHAHGNQQQQQQQQQQQQQVQHHHSHQAHFHQLLQQAHGGASAAAAACGEHLSGQATPATAAALHTTAMAVALQHQLTAAGIGGLLKPATGVGATMAGLPTTQAGAAALQLPGDGESSGSTLTLLEPPGTALLHPALRNVKTINIGGGLGRKRPLLGVPRSGMNPTKRTVMSLLARAKNSQALHSVRQPMVTATSFAEPLQMLASPFIIPHRAVEQPILALSKESLAQGV
- the LOC6531272 gene encoding uncharacterized protein LOC6531272 isoform X2, yielding METKAGLSALEERSLKGSEKLKMLDITRDKPVKVAVKVAVPVRDHPKFNFVGKLLGPKGNSMKRLQEDTMCKMAVLGRGSMRDRRKEEELRGSGDSRYAHLFEDLHVEISTFAAPAEAHARIAYALAEVRRFLVPDYHDDIRQEQMWEMQALTSTPALGAHSLEDSHSPTINSGSQVGGATNCSSNGASGRGLGGGLADMDTSNDDKSDDASGMECLSAVDKLDCSSSCASLGISGITTISTTSSEHPHPHQHHQQHQQHHAHLHPAHAHGNQQQQQQQQQQQQQVQHHHSHQAHFHQLLQQAHGGASAAAAACGEHLSGQATPATAAALHTTAMAVALQHQLTAAGIGGLLKPATGVGATMAGLPTTQAGAAALQLPGDGESSGSTLTLLEPPGTALLHPALRNVKTINIGGGLGRKRPLLGVPRSGMNPTKRTVMSLLARAKNSQALHSVRQPMVTATSFAE